The Solea senegalensis isolate Sse05_10M linkage group LG11, IFAPA_SoseM_1, whole genome shotgun sequence genomic interval CACACCCATGAAGCGCTGCTCAGACTGAGTATGAAAAGACACCGAACCCTTGGGCAGCTTCTTGATGCGCACAGCATGGTTCCTCTGAGCAGAGAGCATGTCCTGGCAATGACAAGACatttactttgttgttgttgacaaacGGTGAGAATGTGCCTGCTcaagtaataacaataatacatacTTTTGTGAAAATCTTATAAACAGGACCTACAGGCACAACAGTAAACTCCACTTCGTCTGAGATGTGCAGTTGGGTCTCCTCAAGCACTTCACTGAAGTGAAAGAACATCCTTGCATCCCGATCCACACACTTAATGAAGCCAAAGCCATCGCGTATAGCTGCTATCACCCCCTAAAGAGAGTTTTGTTGGCTATGAATGGGTAATCACTTCAGTTAATACAAATGCCTCTTCTAATCAGCAATTCCTTTTTATTCtcaaattatattaaatacTGCATAATAGACCACTTCAGGGAAATCACAATAACTTCTGTTTTGCAATGTTCACCATTTCACGTTTCTCCTTGGTGAAGTCGAAGGTGTCAGGGAGGATGTCGATGTTTGTTGCCCTCTCCAGTTTGTCTCTGCGGTCAGTGGAGATGTTGAACTGTATGTGGTCACCCTCCAAAAGCGTCACCTTGGATTTTGTGTCCTTCTCACCAAATGGTAGTTCCTTGTCAGCGAAACCAATCTGGGCACTGATGCGACCTGGTAGGGGGTCGTTCTGTGCAAGCAGATGTCAAAATGGATTATATTGTAGGAATTTCTATCACTGTGTTTGCCTCTTCACATTTACGAGAATTTAACAATCAAAACACCTGGTTTTTGGTGGGAACCTTGGGAATGACCTTGACAACTGTGCCTTCAAACTGCTCAATGCTGATATCCTCAAAGATGACTGTTCCTTGTGGGAGAAGCCTCACATCTGTGGCTACTTCTTTACCCtaaccaacaaaaacattacatttaaataatgtctgATAGTCAAGATACATTACAAGTGTTTAAAAAATCACGGGTAGATTTCAGTTCAGTTGAAAAGCTTAACACATACATTTCTATCCTTGATGGTGAACTCAACATCATCTCCAGCCTGCAGAGCATCCAGATCACCCTTGAATTCACTGTAGTGAAAGAAGATCTCCTTCACCACATCAGCCCTCTCAATGAAGCCAAAGGCCTCCTGAAAGCacatgtatcaaaataaaagattcagTGAATGGCAAATATTGTGACCAAAGTTactcatgtgtttttctttatcattGTGGTATGTAAATGGGCAGCATTTAGATATGACAGAGGGAAACTTAACACCATGTCAAAAGCAGATCCATTAGTTTCTAACAGCTATTGTAAAAATGTAGATGGGATAGTCAAATGCAATGGGAGGTGTATGGGGTTTTCTTGTCAGCAATGAGAAAGTTTTGATGATACAAGTGGACCATACCTTTGTAGCACACACCACACCCTGGCACCTCATTTGCTTTTTCTTCACAAGCTGAATGTTACGAGCACTGACTGCACCAGTACTGAAATGCAAAAGGGGATAAACATGCAATGTAATAATATCAAGTGCAAGCTGGGAAACATTCATATGATACAACATAGTGAGAAGTCTTACTGTTTGTTGGTCTCCATGTAAAAGCTGACTTTATCACCCGTGTCCAGGTGGATGTTACCCTCCACATCATCGGGAGTGTAGGTAAGGTAGAACACTTCCTGTGAAAAAGTCACATTAGTGTCAAACTTTGATAAATTGGAAAAAATGTATCAAACTAAATCGATCAATTAACTTTCCAGTAGAAAAATCCTAAATATTGAAAGCATGACTGGGGATGTTGTAAGTCAGGGTCAGTCCTCTTACCCCATTTCTTTCATAGCAAACACTACCAGTGGGAACTTGGCCAGGAGCAGATTTCCCATCCAAGTGTACCGGAATTGATGAGACAACCTGAAGAAAGACGAAATTGTAAGCAGGAGCCATTGACACAGTGACTGGCCAATCCTGGGTTGAATATACCTTCTAAATACATTAACTATTAAAATATCTCCACACAAATGATGAACAAAAAATTGtatcacaaacaaatgtcactgCAACAAGTATTTCAATTGTCAGACTGAGAGCATCATCTACAGGTTATTAAAGCTGCATGTTTATGGTTACACTTCAGTGTAAAATCTGTATACAGGGTTAAATTCTATAACATGTTAACCTGACTTTAGTTTGCAAGTAAATGAATGAGTGTTTATTTGTGGAATCACACTTATCTGCATGTATTGTATGCATTTGTTAAGTCAAGCGGTGACCATATGTTATTATGAAGTGTACATGAATGAAATAGGCAATAATCTGGAACCTTCCCTGCTGAGCTCAACTTAATGATGGAGCAATCAGGCCCATTTATGCTTTATAGTCCCATTATTGTAGTTCAAATTATATAGAATAGACCCCCATTAAACAGAGGTAACTCTGTTGAGGCATTCAATAAGTTCAGCTAAAATACATATAACACATTTTGGATATGGGCATTGAGGAGGATTACACTTTACAGCGAATTTCAAACAGAATCCCCTGCCAAAAAATCACAGTGGGCCATAGAATTATTAAGTTGACAGACAAGGACagaaccaaaaataaaatggtgtTCCTTAACTGGATGAATATAACCATGCAGCACAGTAAAGGGATAGGCGTGCAGGTCTGGCCCCACCTGGCCCGAGATGCGCTCCTCTGGCAGCACCTCTGGCTTTATCTTTAGCAGCTTCACTGCTATGGGCTTGCCAGTGCGCCTGTCAGAGGATACCTCAAATTCCACATCATCTGAAAGGAGAGAAGcagaagaacaaaaaataaagcacaAGTTTCAGTTATGTCACTCaagtgattttctttaaaataggTGAAGCCTGGGTCATAAGTGATGGGAAGCCTCTCACCTCCTATTTTAAGCTCCTGCAGGTTACCATTGAACTGAGAACAGTGGAAGAAGAGACGATCCTGACGTTCAGAGCACTGGATGAACCCATAGGAAGTCAGAAGCTTCTCCACCACACCAGTCTCTCTAATGCCAGGTCCTGTGCCATTTGCGTAAGCAGTGTGCCCATTGTTATGGAGCATGCCAGGGTCAAAACTCATCTaaggaagaaaagaagcaaGTGTTGACATGCATTtagtagaaaatgaacacaatgaaaacacCAAGTATGATgcaaaccttaaaaacaaactggggaaaaaagagaaaacaacaacatgcaggTAAGGCACATTTCAAAGCACatggggagggaaaaaaataaaaaacaaagctaCAATTAATTTCAGGGACCATCTAGCCATTAACAGAGGGGAACACACACTTAAGAGTCCTAAGAATTTCAGGATAATTTATACAATTAATTACTGCCAAAATTGTTTTTCCCAGACAGTAAAACCTTTGGTTTCCCCGAgtttttcatgcaaaaaaactacaatacaATAAATTTGTCAACTGACCTCATTACAAAGTCATCTAAGCACTGAAATGTCATGCAATTCTGTTTGGACAGACATGTTCAAAATCTGTCTACCTCCCTCTACCAACCAATCAACAATTGGTAATACAATACCAGTCACTATACCCTGgtttcactttcacacaacTACAGACCATGCTGTTAGCGA includes:
- the csde1 gene encoding cold shock domain-containing protein E1 isoform X1 — translated: MERGSSEPPVARNTGSAPSTSSGPMPIPRSSSVSYHPHPGSKKHKRTPLYQRSMSFDPGMLHNNGHTAYANGTGPGIRETGVVEKLLTSYGFIQCSERQDRLFFHCSQFNGNLQELKIGDDVEFEVSSDRRTGKPIAVKLLKIKPEVLPEERISGQVGPDLHAYPFTVLHGYIHPVVSSIPVHLDGKSAPGQVPTGSVCYERNGEVFYLTYTPDDVEGNIHLDTGDKVSFYMETNKHTGAVSARNIQLVKKKQMRCQGVVCATKEAFGFIERADVVKEIFFHYSEFKGDLDALQAGDDVEFTIKDRNGKEVATDVRLLPQGTVIFEDISIEQFEGTVVKVIPKVPTKNQNDPLPGRISAQIGFADKELPFGEKDTKSKVTLLEGDHIQFNISTDRRDKLERATNIDILPDTFDFTKEKREMGVIAAIRDGFGFIKCVDRDARMFFHFSEVLEETQLHISDEVEFTVVPVGPVYKIFTKDMLSAQRNHAVRIKKLPKGSVSFHTQSEQRFMGVVEKEVIGLTNKNASPTKGKEKKKDKGKVIEKESEEGVITYEDCGVKLTVSYHSKDLEGGTQPQAGDKVEFSISEVKRTGQQSAVSIRVLNRNASNAKRLHGFVATLKDNFGFIETANHDQEIFFHYSEMCGDLDSLELGDTVEYTLSKGKGNKVSAEKVTKVAAVNCIGEDVSTTVMMGKVIRPLRSVDPSQTEYQGLIEVAEEGGTKGQNYPFGIMGMANKADCLQKGELVKYQVCTVAQTGQKMACNIVPQRKALVECVKDQFGFITYEVGESKKLFFHVKEVQDGLELQTGDEVEFSVVLNQRTGKCSACNVRRVSEGPKQVVAPRPDRLVNRLKSITLDDASAPRLVIVRQPRGPDNSKGFSVERKTRQPGVID
- the csde1 gene encoding cold shock domain-containing protein E1 isoform X6, with amino-acid sequence MERGSSEPPVARNTGSAPSTSSGPMPIPRSSSVSYHPHPGSKKHKRTPLYQRSMSFDPGMLHNNGHTAYANGTGPGIRETGVVEKLLTSYGFIQCSERQDRLFFHCSQFNGNLQELKIGDDVEFEVSSDRRTGKPIAVKLLKIKPEVLPEERISGQVGPDLHAYPFTVLHGYIHPVVSSIPVHLDGKSAPGQVPTGSVCYERNGEVFYLTYTPDDVEGNIHLDTGDKVSFYMETNKHTGAVSARNIQLVKKKQMRCQGVVCATKEAFGFIERADVVKEIFFHYSEFKGDLDALQAGDDVEFTIKDRNGKEVATDVRLLPQGTVIFEDISIEQFEGTVVKVIPKVPTKNQNDPLPGRISAQIGFADKELPFGEKDTKSKVTLLEGDHIQFNISTDRRDKLERATNIDILPDTFDFTKEKREMGVIAAIRDGFGFIKCVDRDARMFFHFSEVLEETQLHISDEVEFTVVPDMLSAQRNHAVRIKKLPKGSVSFHTQSEQRFMGVVEKEVIGLTNKNASPTKGKEKESEEGVITYEDCGVKLTVSYHSKDLEGGTQPQAGDKVEFSISEVKRTGQQSAVSIRVLNRNASNAKRLHGFVATLKDNFGFIETANHDQEIFFHYSEMCGDLDSLELGDTVEYTLSKGKGNKVSAEKVTKVAAVNCIGEDVSTTVMMGKVIRPLRSVDPSQTEYQGLIEVAEEGGTKGQNYPFGIMGMANKADCLQKGELVKYQVCTVAQTGQKMACNIVPQRKALVECVKDQFGFITYEVGESKKLFFHVKEVQDGLELQTGDEVEFSVVLNQRTGKCSACNVRRVSEGPKQVVAPRPDRLVNRLKSITLDDASAPRLVIVRQPRGPDNSKGFSVERKTRQPGVID
- the csde1 gene encoding cold shock domain-containing protein E1 isoform X2 produces the protein MERGSSEPPVARNTGSAPSTSSGPMPIPRSSSVSYHPHPGSKKHKRTPLYQRSMSFDPGMLHNNGHTAYANGTGPGIRETGVVEKLLTSYGFIQCSERQDRLFFHCSQFNGNLQELKIGDDVEFEVSSDRRTGKPIAVKLLKIKPEVLPEERISGQVGPDLHAYPFTVLHGYIHPVVSSIPVHLDGKSAPGQVPTGSVCYERNGEVFYLTYTPDDVEGNIHLDTGDKVSFYMETNKHTGAVSARNIQLVKKKQMRCQGVVCATKEAFGFIERADVVKEIFFHYSEFKGDLDALQAGDDVEFTIKDRNGKEVATDVRLLPQGTVIFEDISIEQFEGTVVKVIPKVPTKNQNDPLPGRISAQIGFADKELPFGEKDTKSKVTLLEGDHIQFNISTDRRDKLERATNIDILPDTFDFTKEKREMGVIAAIRDGFGFIKCVDRDARMFFHFSEVLEETQLHISDEVEFTVVPDMLSAQRNHAVRIKKLPKGSVSFHTQSEQRFMGVVEKEVIGLTNKNASPTKGKEKKKDKGKVIEKESEEGVITYEDCGVKLTVSYHSKDLEGGTQPQAGDKVEFSISEVKRTGQQSAVSIRVLNRNASNAKRLHGFVATLKDNFGFIETANHDQEIFFHYSEMCGDLDSLELGDTVEYTLSKGKGNKVSAEKVTKVAAVNCIGEDVSTTVMMGKVIRPLRSVDPSQTEYQGLIEVAEEGGTKGQNYPFGIMGMANKADCLQKGELVKYQVCTVAQTGQKMACNIVPQRKALVECVKDQFGFITYEVGESKKLFFHVKEVQDGLELQTGDEVEFSVVLNQRTGKCSACNVRRVSEGPKQVVAPRPDRLVNRLKSITLDDASAPRLVIVRQPRGPDNSKGFSVERKTRQPGVID
- the csde1 gene encoding cold shock domain-containing protein E1 isoform X3, producing the protein MERGSSEPPVARNTGSAPSTSSGPMPIPRSSSVSYHPHPGSKKHKRTPLYQRSMSFDPGMLHNNGHTAYANGTGPGIRETGVVEKLLTSYGFIQCSERQDRLFFHCSQFNGNLQELKIGDDVEFEVSSDRRTGKPIAVKLLKIKPEVLPEERISGQVGPDLHAYPFTVLHGYIHPVVSSIPVHLDGKSAPGQVPTGSVCYERNGEVFYLTYTPDDVEGNIHLDTGDKVSFYMETNKHTGAVSARNIQLVKKKQMRCQGVVCATKEAFGFIERADVVKEIFFHYSEFKGDLDALQAGDDVEFTIKDRNGKEVATDVRLLPQGTVIFEDISIEQFEGTVVKVIPKVPTKNQNDPLPGRISAQIGFADKELPFGEKDTKSKVTLLEGDHIQFNISTDRRDKLERATNIDILPDTFDFTKEKREMGVIAAIRDGFGFIKCVDRDARMFFHFSEVLEETQLHISDEVEFTVVPVGPVYKIFTKDMLSAQRNHAVRIKKLPKGSVSFHTQSEQRFMGVVEKEVIGLTNKNASPTKGKEKESEEGVITYEDCGVKLTVSYHSKDLEGGTQPQAGDKVEFSISEVKRTGQQSAVSIRVLNRNASNAKRLHGFVATLKDNFGFIETANHDQEIFFHYSEMCGDLDSLELGDTVEYTLSKGKGNKVSAEKVTKVAAVNCIGEDVSTTVMMGKVIRPLRSVDPSQTEYQGLIEVAEEGGTKGQNYPFGIMGMANKADCLQKGELVKYQVCTVAQTGQKMACNIVPQRKALVECVKDQFGFITYEVGESKKLFFHVKEVQDGLELQTGDEVEFSVVLNQRTGKCSACNVRRVSEGPKQVVAPRPDRLVNRLKSITLDDASAPRLVIVRQPRGPDNSKGFSVERKTRQPGVID
- the csde1 gene encoding cold shock domain-containing protein E1 isoform X4, which encodes MGSPWKGFVEFTLPASPPTAFVSADLSSTSPVGLSLSPYGRSMSFDPGMLHNNGHTAYANGTGPGIRETGVVEKLLTSYGFIQCSERQDRLFFHCSQFNGNLQELKIGDDVEFEVSSDRRTGKPIAVKLLKIKPEVLPEERISGQVGPDLHAYPFTVLHGYIHPVVSSIPVHLDGKSAPGQVPTGSVCYERNGEVFYLTYTPDDVEGNIHLDTGDKVSFYMETNKHTGAVSARNIQLVKKKQMRCQGVVCATKEAFGFIERADVVKEIFFHYSEFKGDLDALQAGDDVEFTIKDRNGKEVATDVRLLPQGTVIFEDISIEQFEGTVVKVIPKVPTKNQNDPLPGRISAQIGFADKELPFGEKDTKSKVTLLEGDHIQFNISTDRRDKLERATNIDILPDTFDFTKEKREMGVIAAIRDGFGFIKCVDRDARMFFHFSEVLEETQLHISDEVEFTVVPVGPVYKIFTKDMLSAQRNHAVRIKKLPKGSVSFHTQSEQRFMGVVEKEVIGLTNKNASPTKGKEKKKDKGKVIEKESEEGVITYEDCGVKLTVSYHSKDLEGGTQPQAGDKVEFSISEVKRTGQQSAVSIRVLNRNASNAKRLHGFVATLKDNFGFIETANHDQEIFFHYSEMCGDLDSLELGDTVEYTLSKGKGNKVSAEKVTKVAAVNCIGEDVSTTVMMGKVIRPLRSVDPSQTEYQGLIEVAEEGGTKGQNYPFGIMGMANKADCLQKGELVKYQVCTVAQTGQKMACNIVPQRKALVECVKDQFGFITYEVGESKKLFFHVKEVQDGLELQTGDEVEFSVVLNQRTGKCSACNVRRVSEGPKQVVAPRPDRLVNRLKSITLDDASAPRLVIVRQPRGPDNSKGFSVERKTRQPGVID
- the csde1 gene encoding cold shock domain-containing protein E1 isoform X8; translated protein: MSFDPGMLHNNGHTAYANGTGPGIRETGVVEKLLTSYGFIQCSERQDRLFFHCSQFNGNLQELKIGDDVEFEVSSDRRTGKPIAVKLLKIKPEVLPEERISGQVGPDLHAYPFTVLHGYIHPVVSSIPVHLDGKSAPGQVPTGSVCYERNGEVFYLTYTPDDVEGNIHLDTGDKVSFYMETNKHTGAVSARNIQLVKKKQMRCQGVVCATKEAFGFIERADVVKEIFFHYSEFKGDLDALQAGDDVEFTIKDRNGKEVATDVRLLPQGTVIFEDISIEQFEGTVVKVIPKVPTKNQNDPLPGRISAQIGFADKELPFGEKDTKSKVTLLEGDHIQFNISTDRRDKLERATNIDILPDTFDFTKEKREMGVIAAIRDGFGFIKCVDRDARMFFHFSEVLEETQLHISDEVEFTVVPVGPVYKIFTKDMLSAQRNHAVRIKKLPKGSVSFHTQSEQRFMGVVEKEVIGLTNKNASPTKGKEKKKDKGKVIEKESEEGVITYEDCGVKLTVSYHSKDLEGGTQPQAGDKVEFSISEVKRTGQQSAVSIRVLNRNASNAKRLHGFVATLKDNFGFIETANHDQEIFFHYSEMCGDLDSLELGDTVEYTLSKGKGNKVSAEKVTKVAAVNCIGEDVSTTVMMGKVIRPLRSVDPSQTEYQGLIEVAEEGGTKGQNYPFGIMGMANKADCLQKGELVKYQVCTVAQTGQKMACNIVPQRKALVECVKDQFGFITYEVGESKKLFFHVKEVQDGLELQTGDEVEFSVVLNQRTGKCSACNVRRVSEGPKQVVAPRPDRLVNRLKSITLDDASAPRLVIVRQPRGPDNSKGFSVERKTRQPGVID
- the csde1 gene encoding cold shock domain-containing protein E1 isoform X10; its protein translation is MSFDPGMLHNNGHTAYANGTGPGIRETGVVEKLLTSYGFIQCSERQDRLFFHCSQFNGNLQELKIGDDVEFEVSSDRRTGKPIAVKLLKIKPEVLPEERISGQVVSSIPVHLDGKSAPGQVPTGSVCYERNGEVFYLTYTPDDVEGNIHLDTGDKVSFYMETNKHTGAVSARNIQLVKKKQMRCQGVVCATKEAFGFIERADVVKEIFFHYSEFKGDLDALQAGDDVEFTIKDRNGKEVATDVRLLPQGTVIFEDISIEQFEGTVVKVIPKVPTKNQNDPLPGRISAQIGFADKELPFGEKDTKSKVTLLEGDHIQFNISTDRRDKLERATNIDILPDTFDFTKEKREMGVIAAIRDGFGFIKCVDRDARMFFHFSEVLEETQLHISDEVEFTVVPVGPVYKIFTKDMLSAQRNHAVRIKKLPKGSVSFHTQSEQRFMGVVEKEVIGLTNKNASPTKGKEKKKDKGKVIEKESEEGVITYEDCGVKLTVSYHSKDLEGGTQPQAGDKVEFSISEVKRTGQQSAVSIRVLNRNASNAKRLHGFVATLKDNFGFIETANHDQEIFFHYSEMCGDLDSLELGDTVEYTLSKGKGNKVSAEKVTKVAAVNCIGEDVSTTVMMGKVIRPLRSVDPSQTEYQGLIEVAEEGGTKGQNYPFGIMGMANKADCLQKGELVKYQVCTVAQTGQKMACNIVPQRKALVECVKDQFGFITYEVGESKKLFFHVKEVQDGLELQTGDEVEFSVVLNQRTGKCSACNVRRVSEGPKQVVAPRPDRLVNRLKSITLDDASAPRLVIVRQPRGPDNSKGFSVERKTRQPGVID
- the csde1 gene encoding cold shock domain-containing protein E1 isoform X7, whose translation is MERGSSEPPVARNTGSAPSTSSGPMPIPRSSSVSYHPHPGSKKHKRTPLYQRSMSFDPGMLHNNGHTAYANGTGPGIRETGVVEKLLTSYGFIQCSERQDRLFFHCSQFNGNLQELKIGDDVEFEVSSDRRTGKPIAVKLLKIKPEVLPEERISGQVVSSIPVHLDGKSAPGQVPTGSVCYERNGEVFYLTYTPDDVEGNIHLDTGDKVSFYMETNKHTGAVSARNIQLVKKKQMRCQGVVCATKEAFGFIERADVVKEIFFHYSEFKGDLDALQAGDDVEFTIKDRNGKEVATDVRLLPQGTVIFEDISIEQFEGTVVKVIPKVPTKNQNDPLPGRISAQIGFADKELPFGEKDTKSKVTLLEGDHIQFNISTDRRDKLERATNIDILPDTFDFTKEKREMGVIAAIRDGFGFIKCVDRDARMFFHFSEVLEETQLHISDEVEFTVVPDMLSAQRNHAVRIKKLPKGSVSFHTQSEQRFMGVVEKEVIGLTNKNASPTKGKEKESEEGVITYEDCGVKLTVSYHSKDLEGGTQPQAGDKVEFSISEVKRTGQQSAVSIRVLNRNASNAKRLHGFVATLKDNFGFIETANHDQEIFFHYSEMCGDLDSLELGDTVEYTLSKGKGNKVSAEKVTKVAAVNCIGEDVSTTVMMGKVIRPLRSVDPSQTEYQGLIEVAEEGGTKGQNYPFGIMGMANKADCLQKGELVKYQVCTVAQTGQKMACNIVPQRKALVECVKDQFGFITYEVGESKKLFFHVKEVQDGLELQTGDEVEFSVVLNQRTGKCSACNVRRVSEGPKQVVAPRPDRLVNRLKSITLDDASAPRLVIVRQPRGPDNSKGFSVERKTRQPGVID
- the csde1 gene encoding cold shock domain-containing protein E1 isoform X5 → MERGSSEPPVARNTGSAPSTSSGPMPIPRSSSVSYHPHPGSKKHKRTPLYQRSMSFDPGMLHNNGHTAYANGTGPGIRETGVVEKLLTSYGFIQCSERQDRLFFHCSQFNGNLQELKIGDDVEFEVSSDRRTGKPIAVKLLKIKPEVLPEERISGQVVSSIPVHLDGKSAPGQVPTGSVCYERNGEVFYLTYTPDDVEGNIHLDTGDKVSFYMETNKHTGAVSARNIQLVKKKQMRCQGVVCATKEAFGFIERADVVKEIFFHYSEFKGDLDALQAGDDVEFTIKDRNGKEVATDVRLLPQGTVIFEDISIEQFEGTVVKVIPKVPTKNQNDPLPGRISAQIGFADKELPFGEKDTKSKVTLLEGDHIQFNISTDRRDKLERATNIDILPDTFDFTKEKREMGVIAAIRDGFGFIKCVDRDARMFFHFSEVLEETQLHISDEVEFTVVPVGPVYKIFTKDMLSAQRNHAVRIKKLPKGSVSFHTQSEQRFMGVVEKEVIGLTNKNASPTKGKEKKKDKGKVIEKESEEGVITYEDCGVKLTVSYHSKDLEGGTQPQAGDKVEFSISEVKRTGQQSAVSIRVLNRNASNAKRLHGFVATLKDNFGFIETANHDQEIFFHYSEMCGDLDSLELGDTVEYTLSKGKGNKVSAEKVTKVAAVNCIGEDVSTTVMMGKVIRPLRSVDPSQTEYQGLIEVAEEGGTKGQNYPFGIMGMANKADCLQKGELVKYQVCTVAQTGQKMACNIVPQRKALVECVKDQFGFITYEVGESKKLFFHVKEVQDGLELQTGDEVEFSVVLNQRTGKCSACNVRRVSEGPKQVVAPRPDRLVNRLKSITLDDASAPRLVIVRQPRGPDNSKGFSVERKTRQPGVID